The following are encoded in a window of Anopheles gambiae chromosome X, idAnoGambNW_F1_1, whole genome shotgun sequence genomic DNA:
- the LOC1272151 gene encoding rab11 family-interacting protein 5 has protein sequence MWSPTHIQVTVQRAKGLLIKGKGGTNNCFVIIALGKEKYQTSIKQKAPDSVMWNEECELQIPTQGNQAQLVLTALHHNSVGMDEFLGRVVLPLNEMEVYERPRARWYKLESKDREKKKEKDRGELEVRISFTVKAGSLTDLSKKEKSKSSISNLASSVGGSLLSIGAIEKRKGLKKIAKSIGSKMHISGIGKKEGRRKDERDGGGGDDSSMYSGSYSSLAGVGGAGSATPSTASLHPSSGGRQSKQTFGDADPGVISEDEDEFVLDNLSHKSSNGSLNLRASAPAATMTTTAAAAAAPFTTPNTSTTDWSMRERDESVAGETPAGEKVDEWEQKLYGKHLDIGNTDSLKRRSWESSRVMLSARREEVDQPEQEQEQQQQQQGSVEPAKGRSVTAPTSPELEGKANRGSVAAPAAAVPKALPRAGSQASVGRQSPAPADGKPEKESFTKKLKHFVKEHRGGGHRADSLENLSSTAGGAMMAGGHKKHHGSKQHGSGGTADQRIIIGGENGEQIAAAAAAAAASQRQSKLAQVSPETLAKYEGKSREEVIKIAHTLETEVHYQKQKVKELEDYLDSLLLKVMECHPKILQNPYQKAAPTKSG, from the exons ATGTGGAGCCCGACGCACATTCAAGTGACAG tgCAACGCGCCAAAGGGCTGCTGATCAAGGGCAAGGGCGGCACGAACAACTGCTTCGTCATCATCGCGCTCGGCAAGGAGAAGTACCAAACCTCGATCAAACAGAAGGCGCCCGACTCGGTGATGTGGAATGAGGAATGCGAGCT GCAAATCCCGACGCAGGGCAACCAGGCCCAGCTGGTGCTGACCGCGCTGCACCACAACAGCGTCGGCATGGACGAGTTTCTCGGGCGCGTCGTGCTGCCGCTGAACGAGATGGAGGTGTACGAGCGGCCGCGCGCCCGCTGGTACAAGCTCGAGAGCAAGGACcgggagaagaagaaggagaaggaccGGGGCGAGCTGGAGGTGCGCATCTCGTTCACGGTGAAGGCGGGCTCGCTGACCGACCTGAGCAAGAAGGAGAAGAGCAAGAGCTCGATCAGCAATCTCGCGTCGAGCGTGGGCGGCTCGCTGCTCAGCATCGGCGCGATCGAGAAGCGGAAAGGGCTGAAGAAGATCGCGAAATCGATCGGCTCGAAGATGCACATCTCGGGCATCGGCAAGAAGGAGGGCCGCAGAAAGGACGAGCGGGACGGTGGCGGCGGGGACGACTCTTCCATGTACAGCGGCAGCTACTCGAGCCTGGCGGGCGTGGGCGGTGCCGGCAGTGCGACACCGTCGACCGCCTCGCTGCATCCGTCGTCGGGCGGGCGGCAGTCGAAGCAAACGTTCGGCGATGCGGACCCGGGCGTCATCagcgaggacgaggacgagttCGTGCTGGACAACTTGTCGCACAAGAGCTCGAACGGGTCGCTGAATCTGCGGGCAAGCGCGCCGGCAGCGACGATGACGaccacggcggcggcggcggcggccccgTTTACAACGCccaacaccagcaccaccgacTGGTCGATGCGGGAGCGGGATGAGAGTGTGGCGGGCGAGACGCCGGCAGGCGAGAAGGTGGACGAGTGGGAGCAGAAGCTGTACGGGAAGCATCTCGACATTGGCAACACCGACTCGCTGAAGCGGCGCAGCTGGGAAAGCTCGCGCGTCATGCTGTCGGCCCGCCGGGAGGAGGTGGACCAGCcggagcaggagcaggagcagcagcagcagcagcaggggagCGTCGAGCCGGCGAAGGGCCGCTCGGTGACGGCACCGACCTCGCCCGAGCTGGAGGGCAAAGCGAACCGTGGCAGCGTGGCAGCGCCGGCGGCCGCCGTGCCGAAAGCGCTGCCCCGGGCCGGTTCGCAGGCGAGCGTGGGCCGGCAGTCGCCCGCGCCCGCGGACGGCAAGCCGGAGAAGGAGAGCTTCACCAAGAAGCTGAAACACTTCGTGAAGGAGCACCGGGGCGGCGGCCATCGGGCCGACTCGCTCGAGAATCTGTCGTCGACGGCGGGCGGTGCGATGATGGCGGGCGGCCACAAGAAGCACCACGGGTCGAAGCAGCACGGGTCGGGCGGCACCGCCGACCAGCGCATCATCATCGGGGGCGAGAACGGGGAGCAGatagcggcggcggcggccgctgccgccgcctccCAGCGCCAGTCCAAGCTGGCCCAGGTGTCGCCGGAAACGCTCGCCAAGTACGAGGGCAAGTCGCGCGAGGAGGTGATCAAGATTGCGCACACGCTCGAGACGGAGGTGCACTACCAGAAGCAGAAGGTGAAGGAGCTCGAGGACTACCTCGACAGTCTGCTGCTGAAGGTGATGGAGTGCCACCCGAAGATACTGCAGAACCCGTACCAGAAGGCGGCACCGACGAAAAG CGGATGA